The genomic DNA GCGGAATAGCCCACCGTTCCCAACAGGAGAACGATGGCGAAGCGGAACATGTCCCCGATAGAGAGGACTTCCCACAGGCTCAGGTTGAAGAGCACCATGAACAACGGAAGTATGAAGAGCTCTGTCGTGAACATGAAAACGGAATTGGAGACGAGCTTCCCGAGGTAAATGGCGCTTCGGTCCGCGGGGGCGAGCATGAGGCCGTGAATGCACCGGGTCTCGGACTCGGTGGCGAAGCTGCGGTTCAGTCCCAGCGTTCCTGCGAAAACGAATGCGACCCACAGCACTCCCGGCCCGAGCTCCAGTGCGCGCTGCCGGTCGAGCACGAGCGTGAAGTTGAAAACGAGAAGCACCAGGGCGGCGAACACGAACATCGACGAGACCATCTCCTTGGTGCGCAGCTCGGTGCGGATATCCTTTTCCACGATGGCGAGGGCCACCCGAACCAAATCACGGGATCCCTGGCTCACGGATGATCACCCGGCCAAGAGACGCCGCACATCCGCGCTCGAAGCCCCGGTAGCGTCGGTGGCGATGCGGCCCGATTCCATCAACAGGATGCGGTCGGCAATGGCGACCCCACGATCCACGTCGTGGGTCGTGAGGAGGACGGTCGTGTCCCGACGCAACGATTTGATCCGGTCGCTCAAGCGATCACTCGATACGGTGTCGAGCCCGGTGAAAGGCTCGTCGAGGAGGAGGAGGCTCGGTCGATGAAGGAGCGCCCGAGCGATTGCCAGACGCTGCGTCATCCCTCGTGAGAGGTTCCGTGTCGGAGTCCTCCGGCGCAGCTCGAGATCCGCCCAGGTGAGCGTGGCCTCGACGTCGGCATCGACCCCGTAGAGCTTCGCATAGAACGCGAGGTTCTCGGAGACGGTCAAGTCGGGATAGAGGAGGCTTTCGTGCGAGACGAACCCGAGGCGGTGGCGAACGGCGTCTCGAAGATCGTCGAGCGGCCGACCGTCGAAGAAGAGCTCGCCCGACGTCGGTTTCAGCAGGGTTGCGGCGATGCCGAGGAGCGTCGATTTTCCCGCACCGTTTCGCCCGAAGACGACGTGGCATCGCGCCGGCTCGAGCGCCAGGTCGACCTCCCGCAACGCGGTCAGGCGGCCAAAACGTTTGGTTACTCGGCGCGCCTCGAACGCCGGCGAAGAGGAAGGCAATCGGTCAATCTCCCTGGTTTTCTGACCGGGGGGGCAACACCGTGGCCAGCAGGCCGTAGCCGAGGGCGGCAGCCATCAGTGTGACCACGATCCATTTAGCGGCGCGTGTGGTGTCGGGAATGCGGGTGACCGATCCGCGCGGCGATTCCTGCGCCACCTCCGATGGCGAGTCGGCGGCGACGTCGCTTCCTCCGGTCAGCACGACCGAGAGATTCGACCCTCGTGGCACGTTCAGCTTGCGGATGGCGGCGAAACGACCTTGCGGCTCCGTTCCCAGATCCTCCCACCCATCGGCTTGCACGGTAATGTCCGGAGGCGCGGTGAACAAGTAGGTTTCGGGATGGTCGTAGAAGGTGCGTTCGTCGAGCCGATAGGAACCGCCGGCATAGCTTACCGAGTACGAGGCGACGATCTCGGTCTCGCCCGGTTTGAAGGCGGTCTTGGTGATGTAGCCCTCCCCGCCGGGCAGGGGAGACGCCTGCTGCGGAACCGGCATGCCGCTCGATCCCTGGGCCGATACCGAGTGCAGCTCGAGAAGCTCCGTCGACGGAAGGCTGAAGCGGAACGTGCCGCTCGAATTGTAGTAGGTGAGCGGCGGGTCCGTCCGGTTCTGGACCACGTAGATCTTGTCGACCAGAAGACGATCCCCCTGGCGCCGGTAGACGTAGCGAGCCGAAGCGAGCGCGAGCCTCGCTTCATCCCAGTCCTCCACGACCTCGTAAACCGTCAGCTCGGCTTCGGCTTCATAACCGCGGCCGAAGAGCACGGGCTCGTTGTAGCTCACCCCGCGGTAAGTTGCCTGGAGGAGCATCGGTCGTTCTCCCTCGACCTCGATGTCTTCGATCGTTACCGCGCCTTCTACCGGCCCCAGTTCTTTCATCGGGACCATCCCGCCGCTGAGTCGGAACAGTGTGATCTTCTCCGCCACGCCCTGGCCCCCGGTCGTTCCGTTCACGAGCCGCACGCGCAGGATTCCTCCTCGAGGCTGCGCCGAGGCGGCCGATGAAAGCAGCGCGACGATCGCCGTCGAAACGAGCACCCGCCGATTCACGACGCGACCTTGCTCCCACAGAAGAGGCAGAACTTCGATTCCTCCGGCAGAGACTTCGCGCAAGCCGGACATACCCTGGCAAAGGCATCGCCGCAGCTCATGCAGAATCGGGCATCGGCCGGATTCGTCTCCCCGCACTTCGCACAACTTCGTGCGGCAGTTTGCTTCTTGCCTCCCGGCGCCCGCTTCTTGCGCTCCACGGGCGCCTTCTTCGGTGGTGCCAGCTGATCGATCTGGCCCAGGACCTCGGCCACCTGTTTCAAGTAGTCGTTTCGAGCGCGCTGGAAATCGTTCTCCGACACCTTCCCCGCGTCCTTTTCGAAATCGAGGTCCTTGATCGCTTCGTAGAGCCGAAGCTTCGTTTCCTCCAGATCCTGGAGTCGTCGTTGTGTCTCGTCGAGCGGCTCCGCGGCTCGGTTCTGGGACTCGAACACCGGGACGAGAACGAAGATGACGACGGCC from Vicinamibacteria bacterium includes the following:
- a CDS encoding heme exporter protein CcmB, with protein sequence MSQGSRDLVRVALAIVEKDIRTELRTKEMVSSMFVFAALVLLVFNFTLVLDRQRALELGPGVLWVAFVFAGTLGLNRSFATESETRCIHGLMLAPADRSAIYLGKLVSNSVFMFTTELFILPLFMVLFNLSLWEVLSIGDMFRFAIVLLLGTVGYSAVGTSLSAVAANTSMREVLLPVLLFPAVVPLVIGAAESTRLLFTPEPLSSPGTWIRVLIVFAVVFVVVSWLTFEYVLEE
- a CDS encoding ABC transporter ATP-binding protein codes for the protein MPSSSPAFEARRVTKRFGRLTALREVDLALEPARCHVVFGRNGAGKSTLLGIAATLLKPTSGELFFDGRPLDDLRDAVRHRLGFVSHESLLYPDLTVSENLAFYAKLYGVDADVEATLTWADLELRRRTPTRNLSRGMTQRLAIARALLHRPSLLLLDEPFTGLDTVSSDRLSDRIKSLRRDTTVLLTTHDVDRGVAIADRILLMESGRIATDATGASSADVRRLLAG
- a CDS encoding zinc ribbon domain-containing protein — protein: MILVALALLGAAVVIFVLVPVFESQNRAAEPLDETQRRLQDLEETKLRLYEAIKDLDFEKDAGKVSENDFQRARNDYLKQVAEVLGQIDQLAPPKKAPVERKKRAPGGKKQTAARSCAKCGETNPADARFCMSCGDAFARVCPACAKSLPEESKFCLFCGSKVAS